Proteins co-encoded in one Erwinia sp. genomic window:
- the hisP_1 gene encoding Histidine transport ATP-binding protein HisP (ID:JIFNMEKO_01859;~source:Prodigal:2.6), giving the protein MQKLAVEGKTMIVVTHEMEFARHVSSHVVFLHQGKIEEQGPPEQIFNHPQSPRLQQFLSGALK; this is encoded by the coding sequence ATGCAGAAGTTAGCCGTGGAAGGAAAAACCATGATTGTGGTGACCCATGAGATGGAGTTCGCCCGGCATGTGTCAAGCCATGTAGTATTTTTACATCAGGGTAAAATTGAAGAGCAAGGTCCACCTGAACAGATATTTAATCATCCGCAAAGCCCCCGGTTACAGCAATTTTTATCCGGTGCACTCAAGTAA
- the yfcD gene encoding putative Nudix hydrolase YfcD (ID:JIFNMEKO_01857;~source:Prodigal:2.6), producing the protein MESAGSMEWVDIVDEQNEVIAQASRAQMRAQCLRHRATYIVVHDGMGKILVQRRTLTKDFMPGRLDATAGGVVQAGEEMLASARREAEEELGIAGVPFAEHGLFYFDDPHCRVWGGLFSCVSHGPFAMQEEEVAEIFWMTPEEITQRCDEFTDDSLKALSLWISRNREGN; encoded by the coding sequence ATGGAGTCAGCGGGTAGCATGGAGTGGGTGGATATTGTCGATGAACAAAATGAAGTGATAGCCCAGGCCAGCCGGGCGCAAATGCGAGCTCAATGTTTACGGCATCGGGCCACCTACATTGTCGTGCATGACGGCATGGGAAAAATTCTGGTTCAGCGCCGGACACTGACAAAAGATTTTATGCCAGGCAGACTCGATGCTACTGCCGGAGGCGTTGTACAGGCAGGTGAAGAGATGCTGGCTTCTGCACGCCGCGAGGCTGAAGAAGAGTTAGGTATAGCCGGAGTGCCTTTTGCTGAGCACGGTTTGTTTTATTTTGATGATCCGCATTGCCGTGTATGGGGAGGGTTGTTCAGTTGTGTCTCCCATGGACCTTTCGCTATGCAGGAAGAGGAAGTTGCAGAGATTTTCTGGATGACGCCAGAGGAAATAACTCAGCGTTGTGATGAATTCACCGATGATTCGCTGAAAGCGTTATCATTGTGGATCAGTCGCAATCGTGAAGGGAATTAA
- the ackA gene encoding Acetate kinase (ID:JIFNMEKO_01855;~source:Prodigal:2.6) — MSSKLILVLNCGSSSLKFAIIDPTNGEEYLSGLAECFHLPDARIKWKMDGAKQEAELGSGAAHSEALNFIVKSILAQKPELSAQIAAIGHRIVHGGEKLTHSVVIDDSVIQAIKDASSFAPLHNPAHLIGIKESMKNFPHLSDKNVAVFDTAFHQTMPEESYLYALPYQLYSEHGVRRYGAHGTSHYYVTQEAAKVLNKPVEQLNIITCHLGNGGSVSAIRNGECVDTSMGLTPLEGLVMGTRSGDIDPAIIFFLHDTLGMSVDAINTMLTKESGLLGLTGVTSDCRYVEDNYATKDDAKRAMDVYCHRLAKYIGAYSALMDGRLDAVIFTGGIGENAAMVRELALAKLGLLGFDIDHERNLAARFGRSGFINKEGTRPALVIPTNEELVIAQDAHRLTA; from the coding sequence ATGTCGAGTAAGTTAATACTGGTACTGAACTGCGGTAGTTCATCACTAAAGTTTGCGATTATCGATCCCACTAACGGTGAAGAGTACCTTTCCGGTCTGGCCGAATGTTTCCACCTGCCAGATGCCCGCATCAAATGGAAGATGGACGGTGCCAAGCAAGAAGCAGAACTGGGCAGCGGTGCTGCACACAGTGAGGCGCTCAACTTCATTGTTAAATCTATTCTGGCACAAAAACCAGAACTTTCAGCGCAAATTGCTGCAATTGGTCATCGCATTGTTCATGGCGGCGAAAAACTGACACACTCTGTAGTTATCGACGACAGTGTTATTCAGGCTATCAAAGATGCCTCTTCCTTTGCCCCGTTGCACAACCCTGCACACTTGATCGGCATTAAAGAATCAATGAAAAACTTCCCACATCTTTCTGATAAAAATGTGGCTGTCTTTGACACCGCATTTCATCAGACGATGCCGGAAGAGTCTTATCTCTACGCGCTGCCTTATCAGTTATACAGTGAGCATGGTGTCCGCCGTTATGGTGCTCACGGCACCAGCCACTACTATGTAACACAGGAAGCGGCAAAAGTGCTCAACAAACCCGTTGAACAACTCAACATTATCACCTGTCATCTGGGCAACGGCGGTTCAGTTTCTGCCATCCGTAACGGCGAGTGCGTTGACACTTCTATGGGCCTCACGCCGCTTGAAGGTCTGGTGATGGGTACACGTTCTGGTGATATCGACCCGGCGATCATTTTCTTCCTGCACGACACATTGGGTATGTCTGTCGACGCCATCAACACCATGCTGACTAAAGAGTCTGGTCTGCTGGGATTGACCGGGGTGACCAGTGATTGCCGTTATGTAGAAGACAATTACGCAACCAAAGATGATGCTAAACGTGCGATGGATGTGTATTGCCATCGTCTGGCCAAATATATTGGTGCTTACAGCGCCTTAATGGACGGACGTCTGGATGCGGTCATTTTCACCGGAGGTATCGGTGAAAATGCAGCGATGGTACGTGAATTAGCACTGGCAAAACTGGGTCTGCTGGGCTTTGATATTGACCATGAACGTAACCTTGCTGCCCGTTTTGGTCGTTCAGGATTTATCAATAAGGAAGGTACGCGCCCTGCTTTGGTGATCCCAACCAATGAGGAATTAGTCATCGCACAGGATGCACATCGTCTGACGGCATAA
- the pta gene encoding Phosphate acetyltransferase (ID:JIFNMEKO_01856;~source:Prodigal:2.6) — MSRTIMLIPTGTSVGLSSISLGVIRAIERQGISLSVFKPIAQSRVGGDTPDLTTEIIRKNSSIPTAEPLKMSHVESLLGSNQQDVLMEEIIKRYHENTENADVVLVEGLVPTRNHQFAQSLNYEIAKTLNAEIIFVMALGSDSTAQLKERIELTQSSFGGSKNKNITGVIINKLNAPVDEQGRTRPDLSEIFEDAGKTNTMLVDPSSLFADSPLPVLGCVPWNFDLIATRAIDICRHLDATVINEGEIATRRIKSVTFCARSLPHMLEHFRPGALLVTSADRPDVLTAACLAAMNGVEIGAILLTGGYQIDAPIQKLCDRAFATGLPVFMVQANTWQTSLNLQSFSLEVPSDDTQRIEHIQEFVASYIDSKWIGSLTAASERSRRLSPPAFRYQLTELARQAGKRIVLPEGDEPRTVKAAAICAERGIATCILLGNSEEIQRVATVQGVELGRGIQIVDPEVVREDYVPRLVELRKSKGMTEVVAREQLEDNVVLGTMMLEQGEVDGLVSGAVHTTANTIRPPLQLIKTAPNSSLVSSVFFMLLPDQVLVYGDCAINPDPNPEQLAEIAIQSADSATAFGIDPRVAMISYSTGNSGAGSDVEKVREATRIAKEKRPDLIIDGPLQYDAAIMDDVAKSKAPNSPVAGRATVFIFPDLNTGNTTYKAVQRSADLISIGPMLQGMRKPVNDLSRGALVDDIVYTIALTAIQSKQAEG; from the coding sequence GTGTCTCGTACCATTATGTTAATACCAACAGGCACCAGCGTTGGTTTGAGCAGCATCAGTCTCGGCGTCATCCGTGCAATTGAACGTCAGGGCATTAGTCTCAGTGTTTTCAAACCGATTGCACAATCACGTGTCGGCGGAGATACGCCTGACCTGACCACTGAAATTATCCGCAAAAACAGTAGTATCCCAACGGCTGAACCTTTAAAGATGAGCCATGTTGAATCTCTGCTGGGCTCAAATCAGCAGGACGTTCTGATGGAAGAGATCATCAAACGTTATCACGAAAATACTGAAAATGCGGATGTTGTGCTGGTAGAAGGTTTGGTTCCCACCCGCAATCACCAGTTCGCTCAGTCACTGAATTATGAAATTGCTAAAACGCTGAATGCCGAGATTATCTTTGTTATGGCATTGGGAAGCGATTCTACAGCACAGTTGAAAGAGCGTATCGAACTGACACAAAGCAGTTTCGGTGGCAGCAAGAATAAAAACATCACGGGTGTCATCATCAACAAACTCAATGCGCCGGTTGATGAGCAGGGTCGCACCCGACCTGATTTGTCAGAAATTTTTGAAGACGCAGGTAAAACCAACACAATGCTGGTTGACCCCAGCTCACTGTTTGCCGATAGCCCGCTACCGGTACTGGGTTGCGTGCCATGGAATTTCGACCTGATCGCGACACGTGCCATCGATATATGCCGTCATCTCGATGCGACTGTGATTAACGAAGGTGAGATCGCCACCCGCCGCATTAAATCAGTTACGTTCTGCGCTCGCAGTCTGCCTCATATGCTGGAGCATTTCCGCCCTGGTGCTCTGCTGGTCACCTCAGCGGACCGTCCTGATGTCCTGACAGCTGCATGTCTTGCTGCGATGAACGGCGTAGAGATAGGAGCTATCCTGCTGACTGGTGGCTACCAGATTGATGCCCCTATCCAGAAGCTGTGTGACCGGGCTTTCGCCACAGGTTTGCCTGTTTTCATGGTGCAAGCCAACACATGGCAGACATCACTCAACCTGCAAAGTTTTAGTCTTGAAGTGCCGAGCGATGATACACAACGTATCGAGCACATTCAGGAATTTGTGGCAAGTTACATTGATAGCAAATGGATAGGTTCACTGACTGCGGCTTCAGAGCGCAGCCGGCGTCTGTCACCACCAGCTTTCCGCTACCAGTTGACTGAACTGGCACGCCAGGCCGGTAAACGCATCGTGCTGCCTGAAGGCGATGAACCTCGTACGGTCAAAGCCGCCGCAATCTGTGCTGAACGGGGTATTGCAACCTGTATCCTGCTCGGCAATTCGGAAGAGATCCAGCGTGTCGCCACAGTTCAGGGTGTTGAACTAGGACGTGGGATACAGATTGTAGACCCGGAAGTCGTACGTGAAGATTATGTACCGCGTCTGGTTGAATTGCGTAAAAGTAAAGGGATGACTGAAGTGGTTGCCCGTGAACAACTGGAAGATAATGTTGTTCTCGGTACGATGATGCTGGAACAAGGGGAAGTTGACGGTCTGGTATCCGGCGCGGTTCATACCACTGCCAATACTATTCGTCCGCCATTACAGTTAATCAAAACTGCACCTAATAGCTCTCTGGTGTCATCGGTCTTCTTCATGCTGTTGCCTGACCAGGTGCTGGTTTATGGTGACTGTGCGATTAATCCAGACCCCAATCCTGAACAGCTGGCAGAAATTGCTATTCAGTCTGCTGACTCAGCGACTGCCTTTGGTATCGATCCACGTGTTGCGATGATCTCTTACTCGACGGGTAATTCCGGTGCGGGTAGTGATGTGGAGAAAGTGCGTGAGGCTACGCGGATTGCTAAAGAGAAGCGCCCGGACCTGATCATTGACGGACCTTTGCAATACGATGCGGCTATCATGGATGACGTAGCAAAATCGAAGGCGCCAAATTCACCTGTCGCGGGGCGTGCAACGGTATTTATCTTCCCTGATCTGAACACCGGGAATACCACTTACAAAGCCGTACAGCGTTCAGCCGACCTGATCTCTATCGGGCCAATGCTGCAAGGGATGCGTAAGCCGGTTAACGATCTCTCCCGTGGCGCACTGGTGGATGATATCGTCTATACCATTGCTTTAACCGCTATACAGTCGAAACAGGCTGAAGGTTAA
- a CDS encoding hypothetical protein (ID:JIFNMEKO_01853;~UPF0304 protein YfbU;~source:Prodigal:2.6), whose translation MEMTNAQRLILSNQYKMMSMLDLVNAERYRRHQTIIERGYGLQMRELDREFGELSESVCRSIIEIMELYHALHVSWTNLKDPSAIDSRRLLFLGFDAATEARFLGYVRFMVNTEGRYTHFDSGTHGFNAQTPMWDKYQRMLSVWQTCPRQYHLSANEIDQIINA comes from the coding sequence ATGGAAATGACCAACGCACAACGTCTGATTCTTTCGAACCAGTATAAAATGATGAGTATGCTGGACCTGGTTAATGCTGAGCGCTATCGTCGCCATCAGACTATTATCGAGCGAGGATATGGTCTGCAGATGCGCGAGCTCGACAGGGAGTTCGGTGAATTGAGCGAATCAGTGTGCCGTTCTATTATCGAAATTATGGAACTTTATCATGCGCTGCATGTATCATGGACCAACCTGAAAGATCCCTCCGCTATTGATTCGCGTCGTCTTCTCTTTCTGGGATTTGACGCGGCGACAGAAGCCCGTTTTTTAGGCTATGTGCGTTTTATGGTGAATACTGAGGGTCGTTATACTCACTTTGATTCAGGTACTCATGGTTTTAATGCGCAGACCCCCATGTGGGATAAATATCAGCGTATGCTGTCAGTGTGGCAGACTTGTCCCAGACAGTATCATTTAAGTGCAAATGAAATCGATCAGATTATTAACGCCTGA
- the yfbR gene encoding 5'-deoxynucleotidase YfbR (ID:JIFNMEKO_01851;~source:Prodigal:2.6) encodes MKQSHFFANLSRLKLINRWPLMRNVRTENVSEHSLQVAMVAHVLAVIKNQLCGTTLNADRIAMLAIYHDASEVLTGDLPTPVKYYNAQIAHEYKKIEKIAQQKLINMLPEALREAYRPLLDEQFADAQEQKIVKQADALCAYLKCLEELAAGNNEFRPAKIRLESTLAERDSEEMRYFMTVFVPSFNLALDEISQETL; translated from the coding sequence ATGAAACAAAGCCATTTTTTCGCTAATCTTTCACGTCTCAAATTGATTAACCGCTGGCCGTTAATGCGCAATGTCAGAACAGAGAATGTCTCTGAACATAGCCTGCAGGTGGCGATGGTTGCGCATGTGCTGGCTGTTATCAAAAATCAGCTTTGCGGCACCACATTGAATGCCGATCGCATCGCGATGCTGGCGATTTATCATGATGCCAGTGAAGTACTCACCGGCGATTTACCCACACCGGTGAAGTACTACAATGCGCAGATCGCTCATGAGTATAAAAAAATAGAAAAAATAGCCCAGCAAAAATTGATCAATATGCTGCCAGAGGCATTGAGAGAGGCTTATCGCCCTTTGCTGGATGAACAGTTCGCTGATGCGCAGGAACAAAAAATTGTAAAACAAGCCGATGCGTTGTGTGCTTACCTGAAATGTCTGGAAGAACTGGCTGCCGGCAATAATGAATTTCGCCCGGCGAAAATCAGACTGGAAAGCACACTGGCAGAACGTGACAGCGAAGAGATGCGCTATTTCATGACGGTATTCGTACCCAGCTTTAATCTCGCTTTAGATGAAATCAGTCAGGAGACTTTGTAA
- the hxpA gene encoding Hexitol phosphatase A (ID:JIFNMEKO_01852;~source:Prodigal:2.6) encodes MVKGKGFLFDLDGTLVDSLPAVERNWIKWGSERGIPAEEILAYIHGKQAITSLRHFMQGATEGEILHAHELLEQQEAEDTSDVVPLPGAIDLLSQLAALSIPWAIVTSGSLPVATARCRAAGIPEPGVLVTAEMVQRGKPEPDAYLLGAKLLLLEPEECIVVEDAPAGILSGLTAGSHVIAVNAPDSAARLAEVSMRLNSLEELLINKGNDGVVDVYRRH; translated from the coding sequence GTGGTGAAAGGCAAAGGTTTTTTGTTCGATCTGGATGGTACGCTGGTGGATTCATTGCCAGCGGTTGAGCGTAACTGGATCAAATGGGGTTCAGAGCGAGGGATCCCGGCTGAAGAAATTTTGGCTTACATTCACGGTAAGCAAGCGATCACCTCTCTGCGCCATTTTATGCAGGGAGCGACAGAGGGTGAGATTTTGCATGCTCATGAACTACTAGAACAGCAGGAAGCTGAAGATACCAGTGATGTTGTGCCATTACCGGGAGCAATAGACTTACTTTCACAACTGGCTGCCTTGTCGATTCCCTGGGCGATTGTCACCTCAGGTTCTTTGCCTGTTGCGACAGCAAGATGCCGGGCGGCAGGCATTCCTGAACCAGGTGTACTGGTCACAGCTGAGATGGTTCAACGTGGTAAACCTGAACCGGATGCATATTTGTTAGGGGCGAAGCTATTATTACTTGAGCCTGAAGAGTGCATCGTGGTGGAGGATGCGCCAGCTGGCATCTTATCCGGACTTACTGCGGGCAGCCATGTTATCGCTGTTAATGCGCCTGATTCAGCTGCGCGACTGGCAGAGGTCAGTATGCGTCTTAACTCTCTTGAAGAGTTGCTGATCAACAAAGGAAATGATGGTGTGGTTGATGTATACCGGCGTCACTGA
- a CDS encoding hypothetical protein (ID:JIFNMEKO_01854;~UPF0208 membrane protein YfbV;~source:Prodigal:2.6) gives MKHQSYSPGGIKRLQYGQRYMKTWPVDKRLTAIFPENRVMRITQFAIRVMPPVAVFTLTWQVALGGALGPAVATALFACSLPLQGLWWLGKRAVTPLPPALLSWFHEIRGKLQEAGYALTPVETPPTYQSLAELLKRAFRQLDKAFLDDI, from the coding sequence ATGAAACATCAATCGTACTCTCCGGGTGGTATAAAACGCCTGCAATATGGCCAGCGCTATATGAAAACCTGGCCGGTTGATAAACGTCTTACGGCTATTTTTCCGGAAAACCGTGTGATGCGTATCACTCAGTTTGCTATTCGGGTGATGCCGCCAGTGGCGGTGTTCACCCTGACCTGGCAGGTGGCACTTGGTGGTGCATTAGGTCCTGCGGTGGCCACTGCCTTATTTGCCTGCAGTTTACCGCTGCAGGGACTGTGGTGGTTAGGCAAACGTGCTGTCACTCCCTTACCTCCTGCATTGCTCAGCTGGTTTCATGAGATACGCGGTAAGTTGCAGGAAGCCGGTTATGCGCTGACACCAGTGGAGACACCGCCAACGTATCAGTCATTGGCCGAGCTGTTGAAACGCGCTTTCCGTCAGTTGGATAAGGCATTTCTTGATGACATTTGA
- the hisQ gene encoding Histidine transport system permease protein HisQ (ID:JIFNMEKO_01862;~source:Prodigal:2.6) — protein MLYGYSDLIMQGALVTLELAIASLVFSVVLGLVGASAKISGGAVLRKLVTAYTTLIRGVPDLVLMLLIFYGLQMVLNRLTDMMEFEQINIDPMLAGILTLGFIYGAYFTETFRGAWLAVPPGQIEAAKAFGFSPL, from the coding sequence ATGTTGTATGGGTATTCAGACCTGATCATGCAGGGAGCCTTAGTGACGCTGGAACTGGCGATCGCCTCATTAGTGTTTTCCGTTGTGCTGGGACTGGTTGGAGCCAGTGCAAAAATTTCCGGCGGTGCTGTATTGCGTAAGTTAGTCACCGCTTACACGACACTGATACGTGGCGTGCCTGATTTAGTACTGATGTTGCTGATTTTTTATGGTCTGCAGATGGTACTTAATCGACTGACTGATATGATGGAATTTGAACAAATTAATATTGACCCGATGCTGGCTGGTATTTTGACTCTCGGGTTTATCTATGGTGCCTATTTTACTGAAACATTCCGCGGCGCATGGCTGGCGGTCCCCCCTGGACAAATCGAAGCAGCGAAAGCTTTTGGTTTTTCTCCGTTATAG
- the argT gene encoding Lysine/arginine/ornithine-binding periplasmic protein (ID:JIFNMEKO_01863;~source:Prodigal:2.6), producing the protein MKKPLLAATILATMMCTGVSAETAKTLRISTDPSYAPFESKNAQGQLVGFDIDLANEICKRMAVKCTYVESDFDALIPSLKARKVDAVISSLSITEKRQQEIAFSDKLYAANSRLIAPKGSAITPTLEALKGKNIGLLQGSTQKMYANQQWRPKGVTVTPYANQDLVYQDLTAGRIDAAFQDEVAASEGFLKQPVGKEYAFAGPAVKDNKIFGVGTGMGIRKEDTALKTAIDKAIESMRKDGTYDTLAKKYFNFDVYGG; encoded by the coding sequence ATGAAAAAGCCACTACTGGCAGCGACAATCTTAGCGACCATGATGTGCACAGGCGTCTCTGCAGAAACAGCTAAAACTCTGCGTATCAGTACTGATCCCAGCTATGCCCCTTTTGAGTCAAAAAATGCGCAAGGCCAATTAGTTGGCTTCGATATTGATCTGGCGAATGAAATCTGTAAAAGAATGGCAGTGAAGTGCACGTATGTGGAAAGTGATTTTGATGCACTGATTCCATCACTGAAGGCGAGAAAAGTGGATGCGGTTATATCATCGCTTTCAATCACCGAGAAGCGTCAGCAGGAGATCGCCTTTTCCGACAAGCTTTATGCAGCAAATTCCCGTCTGATCGCGCCTAAAGGGTCTGCTATCACGCCGACGCTTGAGGCCTTGAAAGGAAAAAATATTGGTCTGTTGCAGGGATCAACCCAGAAGATGTACGCCAATCAGCAGTGGCGTCCGAAAGGTGTGACGGTTACGCCTTATGCTAATCAGGATTTGGTCTATCAGGACCTGACAGCCGGGCGTATTGATGCAGCTTTTCAGGATGAAGTGGCTGCCAGCGAAGGTTTTTTGAAACAACCCGTTGGTAAAGAGTATGCCTTTGCGGGGCCGGCGGTTAAAGACAATAAAATTTTCGGTGTTGGTACTGGTATGGGGATACGTAAAGAGGATACTGCCCTTAAAACCGCTATAGACAAGGCCATCGAATCGATGAGAAAGGATGGGACTTACGATACGCTGGCGAAAAAATATTTTAATTTTGATGTCTACGGTGGTTAA
- a CDS encoding Epimerase family protein (ID:JIFNMEKO_01858;~source:Prodigal:2.6) codes for MTDMQILITGGTGLVGRSLIPLLCDRGAQITVLTRNLARARQQFHDKIIQFCSDLRQFSCLDKFDAVINLAGEPIASHRWSDKHKKLICQSRWDITEQLTILIQGSSSPPAIFISASASGFYGDSGDQLLTESSAAHDEFTHQLCLRWEKLASRAESAITRVCLLRTGVVLSNDGGAFPALRKATTFYAGSKIGDGQQFFPWIHIDDMTNAILWLLETPGCHGPYNLVAPTSIQQADMAKQLGEILHRPTLLRIPAGLLSLLMGESAVLLLASQRMVPERLLHSGFEFSWPTLTEALHDLLNA; via the coding sequence ATGACCGATATGCAGATTTTAATCACCGGCGGCACCGGATTAGTCGGACGCAGCTTGATCCCTTTGCTTTGTGATCGGGGGGCTCAGATAACAGTATTAACCCGAAACCTTGCCAGGGCGCGCCAGCAGTTTCACGATAAAATTATTCAATTCTGTTCAGATTTACGACAATTCTCCTGCCTGGATAAGTTCGATGCTGTTATTAATCTGGCAGGAGAACCTATTGCCTCTCACCGCTGGAGTGACAAACACAAAAAACTGATTTGTCAGAGCCGTTGGGATATCACTGAACAACTTACAATTCTTATTCAGGGCAGCTCGTCGCCCCCTGCCATTTTTATTTCAGCATCTGCCAGCGGCTTTTATGGTGATAGTGGCGATCAACTACTGACAGAATCGTCAGCGGCTCACGATGAGTTTACTCATCAGTTGTGCCTGCGGTGGGAAAAGTTAGCATCTCGGGCTGAAAGCGCAATCACCCGTGTCTGCCTGTTGCGTACAGGTGTGGTACTAAGTAACGACGGCGGAGCATTCCCTGCATTGAGGAAAGCCACAACATTTTATGCTGGTAGCAAAATAGGCGATGGCCAGCAATTTTTTCCATGGATCCACATTGATGACATGACTAACGCTATACTATGGCTATTAGAGACTCCAGGCTGTCACGGCCCCTATAATCTGGTCGCACCTACCTCGATACAACAAGCTGATATGGCCAAGCAGCTTGGCGAAATATTACATCGCCCTACTTTACTGCGTATCCCCGCGGGACTACTGTCTCTATTAATGGGGGAGTCGGCAGTACTGCTGCTTGCCAGCCAGCGCATGGTTCCTGAACGTTTGTTACATTCCGGGTTTGAGTTCAGCTGGCCAACATTAACAGAAGCACTGCATGATCTTCTGAATGCTTAA
- the hisP_2 gene encoding Histidine transport ATP-binding protein HisP (ID:JIFNMEKO_01860;~source:Prodigal:2.6) produces the protein MTENKLTLTELHKRYGQQEVLKGVSLRAKAGDVITIIGSSGSGKSTLLRCINFLEKPSEGSLSVNDQVINLVRDTDGQLKVADKEQLRLLRTRLAMVFQHFNLWSHMTVLQNVMEAPVQVLGLSKAEARKRALYYLEKVGIDAVAQAK, from the coding sequence ATGACTGAAAATAAACTTACCCTCACAGAGCTGCATAAGCGCTATGGTCAGCAGGAAGTATTAAAAGGTGTCTCGTTACGGGCCAAAGCCGGTGATGTGATTACGATTATTGGCTCATCGGGCTCAGGTAAAAGTACGCTATTACGTTGCATCAACTTTCTCGAAAAACCTTCTGAGGGCTCGTTGTCAGTCAATGACCAGGTGATCAACCTGGTACGCGATACTGACGGACAGTTAAAAGTGGCTGACAAAGAGCAACTGCGTTTGCTTAGAACCCGTCTTGCAATGGTATTTCAGCATTTCAATCTGTGGAGCCATATGACGGTGCTGCAGAATGTGATGGAAGCACCAGTACAGGTACTTGGCTTGAGTAAGGCAGAAGCGCGAAAACGCGCTTTATACTATCTGGAAAAAGTGGGTATTGATGCAGTCGCTCAGGCGAAGTAA
- the hisM gene encoding Histidine transport system permease protein HisM (ID:JIFNMEKO_01861;~source:Prodigal:2.6): protein MIDILQTYGQSLLWSDGYRFTGVAVTLWLLVVSVVIGGIMALLLSVARVSSSKAISFPVWLFTYIFRGTPLYVQLLVLYSGMYTLDVVKGNEFLNTFFRRGLNCTLLALTLNTCAYTTEIFAGAIRNVPQGEIEAARAYGFSSFKLYRCIILPSALRSALPAYSNEVILMLHSTALAFTATVPDLLKIARDINAATYQPFTAFGIAALLYLVISALLVSLFRRAEKRWLLPVTASSSH, encoded by the coding sequence ATGATAGATATCCTACAGACTTACGGTCAGTCACTTCTATGGAGCGATGGTTACCGCTTTACCGGTGTCGCAGTGACGTTATGGCTGCTGGTGGTGTCAGTAGTGATTGGCGGTATCATGGCCTTGTTGTTGTCTGTTGCCCGGGTTTCTTCCAGTAAAGCTATCTCATTTCCGGTGTGGTTATTCACCTATATTTTCCGTGGAACACCCTTGTATGTGCAGTTATTAGTTTTATATTCAGGGATGTATACCCTGGATGTAGTCAAAGGCAATGAGTTTCTGAATACTTTTTTTCGCAGGGGACTTAACTGCACGCTTCTGGCTTTGACGTTGAATACCTGTGCTTATACTACGGAAATTTTTGCCGGTGCGATTCGTAACGTCCCTCAAGGTGAGATAGAGGCGGCGCGTGCCTATGGTTTTTCCTCTTTCAAACTTTATCGCTGTATTATTTTACCTTCGGCATTACGTAGTGCATTACCGGCTTACAGTAATGAAGTGATCCTGATGTTGCACTCAACCGCATTGGCATTTACTGCCACCGTACCCGACTTATTGAAAATCGCCCGTGATATTAATGCCGCGACTTATCAGCCGTTTACCGCATTTGGTATCGCAGCACTACTTTATCTGGTAATTTCGGCCTTACTGGTCAGCTTGTTTCGACGGGCAGAAAAGCGCTGGTTATTGCCCGTCACTGCTTCATCTTCTCATTGA